From the Planktothricoides raciborskii GIHE-MW2 genome, the window TCGCTCAGTTCTAGGGATAAACCGATCCCTGACCCCGCACCGGAAGAAAAGCGATCGGGCAATTCTAGATCGTGTGTTGCTAGGTCTAGATCCTGGGGGATTTATTGAAACTCAAAAGTTGAGACCAAGCAATGGCCGATCTGCAATTAGGTCAGTCCATCAGCAGCAAAAAAGCTTAATTCTTGGTTTAGTCTAGACGCGGGTGCAAAGATTGTGTGAATTTTTCTCAATTCAGTAGAGATCGACCCCTCTATCCGAGGTTGAATGGGATCAAATCAGTCATTATAGAGAGGTGCGTTACGAAGAGTGGCTATTTTTAAGAAGCAAGTATGCCAAATCGCAGCAAATTTCACTGGTATCGCTATTTACCCGTCTGGATCATCTTGTGCTTCGGAGTCACCATGTCTGCGATCGCCTTCATATTGGTCTGGAATTGGGAAAACAGGCGCCGGGATTATGAATTAAGTCGCCGAACCGAGGCGATCGCCAGTACCTTGCAGCAAGACCTAGACTCTGATTTAGAAGCGATCCGCACCATTGGCGATTTTTTTAGCGCATCGAGCAATATTGATGCATCTTTTTTTCAACGCTTAGTACAGCGACCTTTGTCTCAGCACATTAGTATTGAAACCTTTATGTGGGTGCCTCGCGTCACAGATCGGCAACGATATGATTATGAGGCGAATTTTCAGGAACAAGGAAACCCGGACTTTGCGATCCAAGAAAAAAATGATCGGGGTGAACTGGTTTATTCTTCTGAGCAATTAGAATATTTTCCCATTTCACATATTCAACCAATTCACGGAAATCCCAATATCTTAGGATTCAATTTGGCGTCAAAGGAAGTTTATCGCCAAGGCTTAGAAACCGCTAGGAAAAAAAAGCAATTAATCATCACTGAATTAGTTCCCTGGGAGGCAAACCTAACCACAAAATTGTCCCCAGGGTCAGGGCGATCGGCTGCCGAATCCCCCAACTTAAAAGCCTTAGCCATTCAGCCTATTTATCAATCAGACCCGGACAATTTCAGTGATCCATCGGACGATGAGTTACAGGGTTATATTGTCGCCGTCTTGCGAATTCAGAATTTATTTGATGATAAATTTAGAGGGTCTATGGTGCAAAATCTCAATGTGTATTTGTGCGATTCATCCCCCAATAGTGCTAGAAATATTCGCGCAAATTTTACCAGTGTATTATTATCATTTTATGAATTCAACTATTCCAGTATTGGTCGGTTATTGGCGGGAAATAAATGCCCTTTTTTGGAAAACGATCATCGCCGATATGAGTGGCTGGAAGAGGAGGGTAAAGAAGGAGTTAGGCATCAAATTAAAATTGCCGATAAATCCTGGAATTTGTATTTAATTTTAACCGAAGAATATCGACAAATTGAAACGAAACATTGGCGGTCTTCGGCTACTTTGATGATTGGTTTATTATGGACTTTAATCCCCGTGACTTATATGGTGACTTCCATGAGTCGGACGGCTCAAATTGAAAAGCTGGCTCAAGAACGTGCGCGACAAGCGGAACAGTTGCAGCAAGCATTTCAACAATTAGAGATTGAACAAAAAAAGTCCGAACGTTTGCTGCTGAATGTCCTCCCGGAACCGATCGCTCAACGGTTGAAACAGAAGCCGGAAATTATTGCCGATAGTTTTGCTTCGGTGACGATTTTATTTGCCGATATTGTCGGGTTTACTAAAATGTCAACCAGAATTTCTGCCCCTAAATTAGTGGAGTTACTTAATGAGATATTTTCCGCTTTTGATGAGTTGGCGATTCGTCATGGTTTAGAAAAAATTAAAACTATTGGGGATGCTTATATGGTGGTGGGAGGCTTGCCGGTTGAACGACCGGATCATGCGGAGGCGATCGCGGAAATGGCCTTAGATATGCAAGAGGCGATCGCCCGCATTGATATTAAACATCGAGAGGCGTTTTGTATGCGAATTGGCATTCATTCCGGCCCTGTGGTAGCGGGGGTGATTGGTACTCATAAATTTATTTATGATTTATGGGGAGACTCGGTGAATTTAGCCTCTCGCATGGAGTCTCATGGAATTCCCGGTTGCATTCAAGTGTCTGAAGCCACCTATAAACTTTTGCAGGATAAATATATTTTTGAAAAACGAGGTTCTATCCCGTTAAAAGGTCGCGGAGATATGACCACCTATTTGTTATTAACCAATAAAAAACAAATCGGTTCATCTAAGTCAAAGCACCGTATTTCATCAGAATTTAGTTAAATAATTATTATTTAATCAGGGAATAACAATGATTAATTAAATCTAGCGATTTAATAAAAAAATATCCTGTTAAAATAATCAAAATCATCAATTTTATGGCTAATATTATGGCAGCTATTCAAGATTTAATTGCCCAAATTCACGCCGAAGCCCAAAGAGAAGAATTTCCGCTCGATCGCCCGGTTTATGAATCTGCCGGTTTAGATCCCACTGCCCCGATTCTTTATGCGGGCAATTTGGCCAGTCAACTTTGCATTTTTGCCCGTGATTTAGGCAAGGATGAAGTGTCTGCCCAACAACCTCTATATGGGGCAGCCGGTCGCTTAGTCCGTCAGGGTTTATATCGGGCAATGTTTCACCAAGAACCCACCAGTCCCACGGATTTACAAAAGGTGTGCGATCGCGTTTTATTGACGAATACCGTTCCCTATAAACCCCCCGGAAATAAGGCTTATTCCACCGCAGTAAAAAAGCGATTTCGGCCTTTTTTAGAGCAATTATTGGTGGAACATTGGCAGGGCGATCGCATCATTACCCTGGGAAATGAAGCCTTTGAATGGTTTACTCCTTATGGCAAAAAAGGGGAATTAAGCGAATTTTTCTGCATTGGCGATCGCTACACCGCCAGCATAGAAGTCACCTTACCAGCCACAAATCACGCCAGCATCACGAGGCCAAAAATTGTCACCTTAATGCCCCTACCCCACCCTTCCCCACTCAATCAAAAATATTATGCTCAATTTCCGCAACTGCTGGCCGAACGGCTCAAAAATCTTCGGTTTGATGGTTGATGGTTAATGGTTGATGGTTAATGGTTGATCGTTGATGGTTAATGGGTAGGGATTCTATGGTTGATGGTAGGGGCGCTTCGGAAAAGCGCCCCTACAGACTGTTCAGTGTTGACCGTTGACGGTGATTCGTGATGCGTGATTCGTGATTAAGCTTCTAAGAATCAGGAATAATTGGTTTATGCAGAGAACATCGGCGGTATAGAGCTTTTTGCAGTAATTCTTTATACTCGCTATTGCTAACGATATAGGCACCAAACCGCTCTAGATGTGGGTTATTCATTTGGGCATCAAACAGGACAAATTGGCATTGACGCAATCGCTCAACTAACTTCACCATTGCCACCTTGGAGCCGTCGGGAATCTGATAAAACATCGATTCGCCAATAAATGCGCCGCCGATGACAATTCCCAGAATGCCCCCCGCGAGTTCATTTCCTTGCCAGGTTTCAAAGCTATAAGCCCAACCTGTGAGATACAGTTCCCAGTAAATGTCTTTGAGTTCGCGGGTGATCCAGGTAGTTTTCCGGTCAGCACAGCCCTCGACAACGGCGGCAAAATCTCGGTTAATCGCAACGGTAAAACGGTCTTGATTTAAAACTCGCTGTAAGGATTTAGGATAGCGAAACCGAGCATCCAAAGGAATTAAGGCTCGCTCACGGCTGGTGTACCATCCCAGACGATTGTCTGGACTATTGGCCATTAAGAAATATCCTTGTGCATATCCCTTAATGATCTCGGGAATATCAAATTGCATCGAAATAAACAGATCCTAGCTGCTACGAGGTTTGGCGATCGCTGTATTGCTGTATTTTAGTTTAACGGTCAATTCAAGATTCTGCCACGGGGCGATCGCTGCCTGAATGCCGACTCTTATGATAGATAAATGTAAAGATTGTTGCAGTTAGGTAGGGCAATGGCTGATCCAATTCCACCAATTACGTTACCTCCTGTGGAAAATCCCCAACAGGAAGGAGAATGGCTGAAAGATACATTACATCGTTGGCTAGATCAAGAATATCTACCAGAACCGGCAAATAAAGAAATTGCCCAACGTGCAGCCCAAATTTTTGTGCGGCATCGCATGGAGGGAGAAAATGATTTGGGTGAACTGGTGATCGCGATCGTCACCGAGATGGCGTCGTTTGATTTTTCTCAAAGTTTTTATGGCGAGTTTGCGATCGCCAACGCAGTCAGTGATTTACTCCTGCAAAGCTTAGGTATCAATACTTGCTGCGGGCTATAGTATTTGATTGACTAAATTCTTAGAAGTCAAAGCTGGTGGTAAAAGCCGGAAGCATGAAGACTGAAGCAAGATCAGGAGTTACACGCGATCGCCACGGATAGATCGTCCGTACCGATGGGTGATGGTTCGTGATTTGTGGAGATTCCTCGGTCTTCAGGCTTCAGACTTCACCAATCGGCAAAATTTACCAGCTTGACTTAACCACCCCAGGGAGAAGCCCTTGGTGCGCCATATTACGGATCGCATTGCGACATAGACCGAAATCACGATAGTAGCCTCTGGGACGCCCGGTTAACCAGCAACGATTCCGTACCCGAGACGGGGCACTGTTCCGGGGTAGGCGTTGAATTTGCCGGTGTATTTCCATCTTTTCTAGGGGGTCAGCCGCTTTAGCAAACTGTTCTTTCAGTTCTTGGCGCTTTTCCGCATATTTCTCAACGATCTCTTTGCGCTTCTTATCCCGGTTGATCATGCTCTTTTTGGCCATAAATCCTTGTCATCCAAAAAACACAGCATCTTCCATTATAGCGTATTTTTTTCGGTTTCGGCGCAGGGTGGATATTTTTTTTAGTCAGCCCATGCCGGCTTCTCGCGATCGCCCTTGCCGCTGCGGTGGCGTCATTCACCTTGCAGTTTACCTTGCATTCATTACGGCGGCAAAACCATAATTTTTTGACATCATTGCCGTCATTGCCGTCATTGCCGTCATTGCCGTCATTGCCGTCATTGCCGTCATTGCCGTCATTGCCGTCATTATCATCGGGCTTAGTCATCGGGCTTAGTCATCGGGCTTAGTCATCGGGCTTAGTCATCGGGCTTAGTCATCGGGCTTAGGCATCGGGCTTAGGCATCGGGCTTAGTCATCGGGCTTGCCACTGTTCCAGAATACGCCGAGATACTTTCCGGGGGGCGATCGCAGATTTTCCAGAGACTTTTTTTGAGTTGATCCGGTCAATTATTTGAGCAAAAATTGCTTAATAGTTCCTAACAGTTCTTTAGGGTGAAATGGCTTGCAAATATAAGCATCTGCCCCTTGTTTCATCCCCCAATATCGGTCGAATTCTTCTGACTTAGAAGAACACATAATCACCGGAATCTTCTGAGTCTTAGGATTAGACTTAATATGACGGCAGACTTCATAGCCGTTCATTTTAGGCATAATAATGTCTAAAACCACCAAATCTGGGGAACTGGCTTTAATTTTTTCTAGGGCTTCTACCCCATCATTGGCCAGGGAAACCTTTAATCCTCGACTTTGCAGGATTCCGGCAATCATTTCTTGTTGAGTGGGACTATCTTCAACCAGCAGGACTGTACTCATAGTTTTTTACAAAAATTGGAGAGTAATATTAAAGGGGTAAGGGATTATCACATTGGCTATTATCTATATATAGTTTACCCATTTTCTTTCCTTTCTGGCTCATCATCTGAAAAGCGCGTATTTGTTATTTGTTATTTGTTTAAGGTAGCCAAGCCTCAATAACAAATCATCAATAGCAAATCACCAATAACAAATCATTAAATAAATTAATTGCCCCCACTGATTTTGGCTTTATACCCTAGCTTAATCAGGTGTTCTAGGAGTTTCTGACGATGATCTCCTTGAATTTCAATGGTGTTTTCTTTGACCGTGCCCCCCGCGCCACAGAGGGCTTTTAGCTGTTTGACTAAGGTGGCTAAAGTTTCTGGTTTGGCTTGAAAACCCGTAATCACCGTGACCGTTTTACCTTTACGCTGCTTCCGAGAGGCTTCTACTCGCAGATTTTGCTGAGAAGGAGGCAACTCGGTGATGCCACGTTCCAAAGCGTCAGCCGAAGAAGCCCCAAGAAGCGTTTTGAACTGATCTGTGGGGGTGCCAAATTCTTGGTAAACAATGGGATTCTTTTTTGATTTGCCTTGAGAAGTTGCCATAAGATTTCACGAAGTTAATGCGGAAAGATTGTCAAAAATAATGCTGTCTTAGGGACGATCCCTAAATTTCGCTCTTGTCGGGAGAGTCTTGAGTCGCCGTTTTTAAGGTTTTGAATAAAAATGATCTGGCGGCGATCGCGCCCGTGGCTAATTACCGAATCCTGACTGTCTATAGCTTAGTATAATTAAGGTTGTTTTTTCAGATCCATCAAGCAAGTGACTACCACCCCTTTACCCAAACCTCCAGAAATATCCACCAACGCGATCCAAGTTCCTGATGCCCTGGGCAGATT encodes:
- a CDS encoding response regulator transcription factor, with protein sequence MSTVLLVEDSPTQQEMIAGILQSRGLKVSLANDGVEALEKIKASSPDLVVLDIIMPKMNGYEVCRHIKSNPKTQKIPVIMCSSKSEEFDRYWGMKQGADAYICKPFHPKELLGTIKQFLLK
- the aat gene encoding leucyl/phenylalanyl-tRNA--protein transferase, translated to MQFDIPEIIKGYAQGYFLMANSPDNRLGWYTSRERALIPLDARFRYPKSLQRVLNQDRFTVAINRDFAAVVEGCADRKTTWITRELKDIYWELYLTGWAYSFETWQGNELAGGILGIVIGGAFIGESMFYQIPDGSKVAMVKLVERLRQCQFVLFDAQMNNPHLERFGAYIVSNSEYKELLQKALYRRCSLHKPIIPDS
- a CDS encoding adenylate/guanylate cyclase domain-containing protein → MPNRSKFHWYRYLPVWIILCFGVTMSAIAFILVWNWENRRRDYELSRRTEAIASTLQQDLDSDLEAIRTIGDFFSASSNIDASFFQRLVQRPLSQHISIETFMWVPRVTDRQRYDYEANFQEQGNPDFAIQEKNDRGELVYSSEQLEYFPISHIQPIHGNPNILGFNLASKEVYRQGLETARKKKQLIITELVPWEANLTTKLSPGSGRSAAESPNLKALAIQPIYQSDPDNFSDPSDDELQGYIVAVLRIQNLFDDKFRGSMVQNLNVYLCDSSPNSARNIRANFTSVLLSFYEFNYSSIGRLLAGNKCPFLENDHRRYEWLEEEGKEGVRHQIKIADKSWNLYLILTEEYRQIETKHWRSSATLMIGLLWTLIPVTYMVTSMSRTAQIEKLAQERARQAEQLQQAFQQLEIEQKKSERLLLNVLPEPIAQRLKQKPEIIADSFASVTILFADIVGFTKMSTRISAPKLVELLNEIFSAFDELAIRHGLEKIKTIGDAYMVVGGLPVERPDHAEAIAEMALDMQEAIARIDIKHREAFCMRIGIHSGPVVAGVIGTHKFIYDLWGDSVNLASRMESHGIPGCIQVSEATYKLLQDKYIFEKRGSIPLKGRGDMTTYLLLTNKKQIGSSKSKHRISSEFS
- a CDS encoding translation initiation factor: MATSQGKSKKNPIVYQEFGTPTDQFKTLLGASSADALERGITELPPSQQNLRVEASRKQRKGKTVTVITGFQAKPETLATLVKQLKALCGAGGTVKENTIEIQGDHRQKLLEHLIKLGYKAKISGGN
- a CDS encoding uracil-DNA glycosylase family protein; protein product: MANIMAAIQDLIAQIHAEAQREEFPLDRPVYESAGLDPTAPILYAGNLASQLCIFARDLGKDEVSAQQPLYGAAGRLVRQGLYRAMFHQEPTSPTDLQKVCDRVLLTNTVPYKPPGNKAYSTAVKKRFRPFLEQLLVEHWQGDRIITLGNEAFEWFTPYGKKGELSEFFCIGDRYTASIEVTLPATNHASITRPKIVTLMPLPHPSPLNQKYYAQFPQLLAERLKNLRFDG
- the rpsN gene encoding 30S ribosomal protein S14, encoding MAKKSMINRDKKRKEIVEKYAEKRQELKEQFAKAADPLEKMEIHRQIQRLPRNSAPSRVRNRCWLTGRPRGYYRDFGLCRNAIRNMAHQGLLPGVVKSSW